In Desulfobaculum bizertense DSM 18034, the sequence TTTGACCCGCAGGCAGTAGTCCGCCAGCCATTCCGGCAGCACACCGTAGCCAAGGCGCATCCCCGCAAGGCCGTACATTTTTGAGAATGTACGCAGGAATGCAATATTAGGGAACTCTTCTCTGCGGCTCAGCAGTGAGTAGGCGTCCTGATCTTCCACAAAGTCCATATATGCTTCGTCGATGACCAGGAGGCATTGCTCCGGCAGGCGTTTTGCCAGTGCTTCCAGCTCCTCAACGCGCGGCGCGTACCCTGAGGGATTATCCGGCGTCGTCACGAAGCACAGGGCTGTGTTTTCATCCGCAAGCTTTAGCAGGGCGTCCCAGTCAAAGCTGAAATCACTGTTCAGCTTTGTCTGTCTGAACTCAACCCCGCACAGTTTCGCCTGCAATTTATACACGGAGAAGCATGGATCAAATGCGATAATATTATCCACGCCCGGCCGGGCCTTTACCCGCACCAGCAAATCAATGATTTCGTCCGAGCCATTGCCCGTGACAACACACTGCTCCGGCACACCAATTTTTTTCGCAATCGCCGCGTTTAGCTTTGGCGTCCCCGCCTGCGCGTAGCGGAATGCCATGTCTGCGTTACGCGTTAGCGCCCTTTGCACTACGGGTGACGTGCCCAGTGGATTCTCATTGCTCGCAAGCTTGATGACATCTGCAAGGCCGTATTTGTCCCTGATTTCGTCAACAGCAAGCCCCGGTGTATATGCTTCAAAATTCGGTATCTGTGGCAGTACGGTATCCTTTAGACCCATTTCGCGCTCCTTGCGGTCATGTCGGGAGTTCGCTCCTCCCTATGCAATATATCTTTCTTCCCGACTCAATCAAAAAGAATTCAGCCACGTTGTCAATGGGCGTTATGGTGGGAGAAAATTGGGGGCCAGCCCCCAAACCCCCGCGTAAGGGAATGATTCCCTTACGTATCCTCAGCGAGTTTGAATTCCATCCACGCTTCGCGTGAATGGAATTCAAACTTGATGAAAATAACGTCGAGAGCTTCTTTCTCTTTCCCGTGTGTTGCCACCATTTTCTTTTTGAACGCTTGCGTTCAAAAAGAAAATAAGTGCGGCAGAAAAAAGGTAAAAGAACACGCGTTCGGGAAATGCCCACTAGGCCGAAAAAAAGGGGCCGAAATGGAGAGGAGAGCGTAGCTCTCATCACATTTCGGCCCCCTTTTATTTCGGGCGAACTTGGGATTCCCAAGGGCCTCGTCCTTGGGCGGGGTCAAGGGGCAGCGCCCCTTGCAGGGCTTGGGACAGCGTCCCAATCACCCCGCCCGCCCGGCGCCCCTTGCAGAGCACGAGACGGAGTCTCGTACCCCCCCCCACCTGCCCGCTTTAGTTGTTTTCAGCGGAAGATCGAGTAGCGGCAACGGCGTCGATGTCGGTTTCACCGGTGCGAACGCGAAGCGAGCGTGCGATGTCGAGGACGAAGATAACGCCGTCGCCTTCGGCGCCGGTGCGGGCGCCGTCTGAGATAGCGTCGAGTGCGGCTTCTTCGAATTCGTCGTTAACGCCGATTTCGAGGCGGACCTTTTTGAGGAGGTTCACTTCGACGGGGAGTCCGCGATAGGTTTCGTGAAAACCTTTCTGGCGGCCGGAGCCGAGGACGTTGGTAACAGTCATGCTGAAGATATTTTTAGCAAACAGGGCCTGTTTTACATCATTGAGGCGCTCTGGCCGAATGTAGGCGATGATAAGTTTCATTGGGTACTCCTCGGTTATTCAGTCGTGAAGATCTGGAAGCCGTTGTATGCTTCTGAGCCATGTTCAGCGGCGTCGAGTCCTTTGACCTCTTCGACGGGGTGGACGCGCAGGCCGAAGAAGGTTTTGACAAAGCTGAAGGCGATGGTGCCCATGCCGAAGGCCCAGGCGAAGGCAGCGAGAACGCCGATAGCCTGAATGCCGAGGACGGAGAGCCCGCCACCGTAGAGAAGCCCGACGGCGTTGCCATACCCGGGGGCGGCAAGGAGACCGACCATGAGGGTACCGAAGGCGCCGCAGACTCCATGGACAGAGACAGCGCCGACGGGGTCGTCAATGCGAAGCTTGGTGTCGATGACGACGATGGAGATAACGACAAGGATACCGGCGAGGAATCCAGTGACAAGTGAGCCGAGGGGAGAGAACTCGTAACATCCGGCAGTGACGGCGACGAGGCCAGCGAGAACGCCGTTAAGCGTCATGGATGTGTCGGGCGTTCCGAACTTTTTCCAGGCGAAGATCATGGCGCCAAGGGCGCCGGCAGCGCCACCGAGGGAGGTGTTCACGGCAATGTAGCCAATGGTTCCGTCGGCGGTTGTGGTGGAGCCGGGGTTAAAGCCGAACCAGCCAAACCAGAGAATGAAGACACCGAGGGCGCCGAGGGGGAGATTGTGGCCGGGGATGGCGTGAGCTTCGCCGTCATCGGAGTATTTGCCGATGCGGGGTCCGACGGCGATAGCGCCAGCAAGGGCGACCCATCCGCCAACGGAGTGAACGACGGTGGAGCCTGCGAAGTCGATGAATCCGAGGGATTCGAGCCAGCCGCCGGAGCCGCCCCAAAGTCCGCCCCATGCCCAGTGGCCGAAAACGGGATAGATGAGACCAGTAACGAGGAGGCTGATAATGATGTAGGCGTTAAATTTAGTCCGTTCAGCAACGGCGCCAGAAACGATGGTGGCGGAGGTCGCTGCAAAGACACTCTGGAAGAACCAGAAGGTGAGGGTCCACATGGCGTCGGGGGACGTGGGAGTGATGTCGCTGAGGGCGAAGCCGCTCAAGCCGATGAAGCCGCCAATGGAGTTGCCGAACATGAGGGCAAAGCCAAAGAGGAAGAAGGCGACGGAGCCAGCGGAGAAGTCGAGCAGGTTCTTCATGATGATGTTCCCGGCGTTTTTTGCGCGGGTGAAGCCTGTTTCGACGAGCGTAAATCCAGCCTGCATAAACATAACAAGGATAGCGGCGAGCAAGGTCCACAGGATGTTAGCGTTTGCCTGCGAGAGCATAGGGGCGTCATCTGCTGCGAGAGCGAGCAGCGGCGACGCGGCGACGATGCTGAGGGCGGAGAGACAGAGTCTCAGGGCGCCTGACCAGGAAAAGTAAAATTTGAAAGACATTGTGCGAAACCTCCTCGTGCGCAATGAAAAAAATGCGACGCAGTAAAGTGCGTGTTGCGGAATCTGGGAGGAATAGAGCAGTGATTGTGCCAAAAGATATAAGGTGCTGAAAAGGTGGGAGATGCGTGGAGGGTGTTGTTTTTTGGTGGAGGAAACGGAGATTTAAAAGTGATATTTTTACAAAAAGTGATAAATTAAAACATGCATAAATGGACATAATTGTGAAATTAAGAAAATAAAAAGAGTGGTGGGACGGAGAGGTGAGCATGCTGCTGAATCCGTTCACTCCTGTTTATGCCGTGTTCGTTTCCCTGATAAAAATTCCATTCAAGCCTTTATTTACAGGTGATTTTGCTTGCCAGGGACGCTCCCTTGTGCGCTTCAAAAATAAAATGAGAAAAAATGTGCCGAAAGATGCTTCGTATGAAAAAGCTCTTCATAAATTGACATTAATGTGAATACGCATGAAGAGAGGCGTGGAGCCACTTAAAGAAAATCTTCCCGGAAGAGCACTGGAGCATTCCCCATTATAATGGCTGTAGTGTGCGGCCAAAAGCCAAAATATTGGCCTGTTCTCTCTGCAATATGAATCCGGTGGGTGAAAAAAAGATCGCAGGGGTTCTGTTTTGTGACGTTGTGATGGTGGACCAATGCTGATTTGCAGTCCTTCTTATCTTCATTAGTCAGGCTGTCATGAAATCGCTCTATTATTACTTGTAATGGGCGATTCAAAAAAATGCTGGCGTATGGACCTTTATTCAGAAAAGCGCTTGACAGGACTCTCCGAGTCAGCGTAACTGCATTGCCATGCAGAAGATTAACACCCTTACCCACACCACCCGTTTTACTATGTTCAGCCTGATGTATTTCTGGCTGTACTTT encodes:
- the hisC gene encoding histidinol-phosphate transaminase, with product MGLKDTVLPQIPNFEAYTPGLAVDEIRDKYGLADVIKLASNENPLGTSPVVQRALTRNADMAFRYAQAGTPKLNAAIAKKIGVPEQCVVTGNGSDEIIDLLVRVKARPGVDNIIAFDPCFSVYKLQAKLCGVEFRQTKLNSDFSFDWDALLKLADENTALCFVTTPDNPSGYAPRVEELEALAKRLPEQCLLVIDEAYMDFVEDQDAYSLLSRREEFPNIAFLRTFSKMYGLAGMRLGYGVLPEWLADYCLRVKLPFSVNILAEIAGIAALSDTTFVEETMRVVTTGREYLTEQLKKMGFVVWPSKANFLLVDMPADAPFGAKEFVEKMLRCGIILRPLGSYNLPRSLRITIGNERENNVFIETAREILAHG
- a CDS encoding P-II family nitrogen regulator, encoding MKLIIAYIRPERLNDVKQALFAKNIFSMTVTNVLGSGRQKGFHETYRGLPVEVNLLKKVRLEIGVNDEFEEAALDAISDGARTGAEGDGVIFVLDIARSLRVRTGETDIDAVAATRSSAENN
- a CDS encoding ammonium transporter, which produces MSFKFYFSWSGALRLCLSALSIVAASPLLALAADDAPMLSQANANILWTLLAAILVMFMQAGFTLVETGFTRAKNAGNIIMKNLLDFSAGSVAFFLFGFALMFGNSIGGFIGLSGFALSDITPTSPDAMWTLTFWFFQSVFAATSATIVSGAVAERTKFNAYIIISLLVTGLIYPVFGHWAWGGLWGGSGGWLESLGFIDFAGSTVVHSVGGWVALAGAIAVGPRIGKYSDDGEAHAIPGHNLPLGALGVFILWFGWFGFNPGSTTTADGTIGYIAVNTSLGGAAGALGAMIFAWKKFGTPDTSMTLNGVLAGLVAVTAGCYEFSPLGSLVTGFLAGILVVISIVVIDTKLRIDDPVGAVSVHGVCGAFGTLMVGLLAAPGYGNAVGLLYGGGLSVLGIQAIGVLAAFAWAFGMGTIAFSFVKTFFGLRVHPVEEVKGLDAAEHGSEAYNGFQIFTTE